gaaaatctctccatcaatTAAGAGATTAATTAGGAGAAGATCTCTACACCTCTTATATATATACCCATTCTGTGTTTTAACAATTAATCATCTGATTACACTGTTTTCACAAGATGTTtgaacaagataaaaattgtgaGTTCTCTCGTTGAAAGTATGTGAGTATTATGTAAATTGGAAGGTTGGTAATGCAAAGTGCTTAGTAATTGAGGTCTACAAAACACATAGTACAATTCATaactcaaccaaaaaaaaaaaagatgtatcTACGAGGGAAGCTTTTGACTTTGAAGTCGCaaaaaagtggggaaaaaattgtccaattgGTCTTAGATCTATTGTACGGATACCATCTCATgttcaaacttttttatttttctaattaagtcaTGAACCTTTGCACGAAATTTCAATGCAATCCTTCAAGTCAATTTCCATTGGAAATATTTAATGTGGCAATCCAGTCATCAATGGCCATCCTATATGGAGCACCGTCACGTCACCAATTGgtgaaaattggccaaaaagacTATATTATAATTCTGCgcatgactcaattggcaaaatgaaaaagtttataactgaatttgaattcgtacaataagttttaTAGTtgattgaacaattttcccctaGAAAAGTCACATCAACTTTTCGTCCGGTGGATAATCTTgatctaaacttttcaattatgtaatTGGCATCGTGAAAGTCATGGACGACCATAGATTACCTTGGGCATAAACAAGCTGAAGAGAAAGCAGACAAATGATTAAAGGGAGATAGCAAATAGATTCCATAAATTGCTCCCCACATGAAGTATCCTAGTTTCTAGGACTTCTAGCATTCCAAACTGCAATTAAtgttgtcctcctcctcctcctcctcctcctcttcttcttctcctccttctccttgcATCCATTTCTCAACATCCCAAGTGTCTCGCAGATTTGCGCCAAACATCATCAGAAGATTCAACGATGTAAAATACATATTTTGTCTCCATCTCTCTAGTGGCGGTAGCCCCAACTCTCCAGCAAGCCAATTCTCATAATCAAactgccaaaaacaaaaacaaaaacaaaaaggggtaGGAAGATGATTATGtataggctccatttatttcgcgaagaataagtgatttgaaaaatattctccaaaaaacgatcacttccaATGAAAATGGTAGACTTAATTAGCGTTTTGTTAAGGTCCCGGAGTCTAATTAACCTGATAAGTAACAATACTCGAAGAAACGAATGCCAAGATTTCGATACGTTAAAATGTCCAATTCATGgagatttctctattttctcatTGTTCAATTTCGAAATGAAATTGGGGTTGATGTACTTAAATGAGAAGTGCGATTGGTTTTCTTCGTGTAGGTACCTTTTCCAATTGAAGCCTGTGAGTATGACGCCTGGGCCATCCGACCGCCTCGATCCGTTGGTAATATTCTTGAACCGATGACGTCATCTCTTCTTTACTTGGCAACAGTATTTTCCCGGATAAAATTTTTGCTACCCACCTTGATTGTAACTCGCTGAGGAGAATTGCAATTGTCTGTTGGCATGTCAAAATAGATGAAAGTCACAAAAGCTAAACCCTACTAATAAAACGTcccaaaaatttttttggccaaatataTCATTCATCGAGTTGATATATTCTCGGAAAATATAAACATCTAATGTTTCCTTCagaattgttttttcttccctaagaattttttttacttgggCTAAATCGCATACCCGATATGGTATGGCGATGAAAGAGAGCCACGGAGCTAGCGCAGGCGGGAAAACTTGTTTATACAAAGGTTCGACGCGATTATCATCCACGTTCACAATTCCATTTGTCTTGAGAAATGGGAAGTGATACTTGTAcctgagaagaaagaaaaataccaataaaaataaaaattccaataTACATGTGTGCTGGGCGGGACATATGTACGTATTGGAAAAACATACTGTCCATACCCAGAACAATGGATGATAGCATCTGCACGCATCGATGATCCATCtcggaagactattttgccaTTGTCTTCGGCATAATCAATCTATGCGTAAACAAACGACGTTTTTGACGAGTCATGTCGCGATCAGAATAGTTTTGGCCAATTGTTTCAATGCTAGAAATAACATCATCGGAGCGGAAAAATAACATTACAATACCGGGGAATGTTGATATAGGCCATCATGAATCTTAAACTTGGTGGTTTCTCTTGAGGCTAGGTGAACTTCTTTCGCGACATGTAAGATGTCTTTCGCAATGTCGACCGCGCTTGGTCCATTTCCAATGATCACTACAATCTGTatattcatgagaaaattttGACCCCAATTAAGTAGCAAAGAAATTACATTGTTCGACCAACTAAGATAGTTTCATCATTGAAAGATGCGGGATAATGTTCATAACCAGAAAAGGGGTTGAAAAACAGGATAATTCTAATACTGCGTACAAAAAAGGggattcttttttccttgccaatagattttaaaaaagttggtaagtgtAAGAACTGTTGTAAAAAACAATTACCGTTCGCTTGTTGGTAACTCCACACTTTAAAGAAATTACTAAGTTTGCAATAccaatttttctcatcttttatgaatttttatacaTTTCTTACCAACTCTTTAAACTTATCAACTGTAGTGTGTAGTGTGAACTTACCTGTTTTTATTTGAGTGAATTACTAAGTAATTACCGATTAAATCATCAATTAATCCTGCATTACTTGCCAATGTTTATTTGGTGTCGTTTTTATTTATCAACTTTGTAATCTGTTACCAACTTTTATGTGTCTTTATTACAAACACcttaaatttatcaactcttTATGTATTTTACCCATTTTTGTTATGTGACTTACTGGGTTTTTTTCCCATTGCATTGCTAACTAGTATTGATTTATTATCTCTTATTGAGTTGCTTacaactttctttttctcctttcaaatTTACTAACTTTCCTTTTCAGttacttattattatttatcgCATTTACCAACCCATCAAATTTAGCatctatttttagaaattatcgATCTTTGGTAGAGCGGTGACCCAATTTTCTTCGACCAAGTTACTGACCAGTTTTTTGTTACCAATTTTTATTCAACTTTGTTACCGACATTCATTTAGGGCCTGTTTTGCAAAAATTATGttctcaaaaataatttctgagcagaaataatttttttatatttccattCCCGAAAATtgagaagtagattttttttttttttttttttgcttcttgtttctgttccaatTCTATTCCTTAGTCATTGAtttgttctcgagaatagaaaaattaactgccATTATCAAATAGAGTTCTATTCTTTTTCGGTTCCCGAATAACAAAAGAATATGAATTAGAGAAATATGAGCGCTTCTTGCCAAATTGTAACTTATCATTCTTACTACATCAGAAATTTATCGACTATTTTACACAaatatcaattttgatttgagTGGTTCACCAACTTTTCTTCAATTAAGTTGTCAAACGATTTCGAGTTACCAACTCTTTTTTAAGTTGTTtacccagtttttttttttcttttctagttaCCAACTTTTATATTGAGTTACCACTTTTCTTGGCAATACTTATCAACGTTCTAAATATACTGACTCTTCTTAAAAATTACCAATCTCATTTAGAGTGATTAATAACTTTTCTTCGATTAAGTTACAAGCTATGTTTGCGTTACTAATTCTTTTTTGAGCTAGTTactaatgttaaaaaaaaattagaataccAACTTCTCCAatctttgacaaaaataaaaaaaaaaatacttccttTACCATTGATCAACGTATATTTACCTTTCTTATTAATAGCTTAGATTTCCCGACTAACCTTTATTTGTACGGCTTACcaatctttcttcaattaaattgcTAACTAAGTTTGGGATTATCAACTCTCATTGAGTTGTTTATTCCGTTGCttactaattatttttaaaaattactaaCCTCAATTAAAATGATTGCCTACTTTCCTTACAATTACCGACCTCAATTGAATTGTTGGTAAAATATAACAACTACTAAACGTTAGTAAGAAAATCAATTAAGAGTTGATACTTCAATATTAGCTAATAATTTAATCCGATAAAAGTTGGTACATTACTGTAATTTACATTTGGTAACTTCATATAAGAGCTAGTAAATTTGAAGAGCTAGTACTTTATGCCATTAAAGATTGGtaagttggtaaaaaaaaaattgctagttcgcaaattatgaagaaaaaaaaaagatcatttcataaaaatgctGTTAAGTTGCCAACAAGGTACTCGGAAATTCAGCAGTTAATCCTTTAACGAACAAGTTTTGTACATTTACCAGCTTTTATTGAAATTCATTGGCACGAAAAAATTCGTACGTACATAGAACTTCGTACCTTATCTTTATATGGTTCAGGGACCCGATAGTTATGGCTGTGTATTTGTTCTCCTCCCCAAGTACTTCTACCTGCGGCACGTTGCAAGGTAGGCATGACTTAGCTAAAAAGAAGGACAACTCGAGAACCAATAGTCCTAACATTGGGAAGAGCCTTTTTCATAGTACTTAAAATTTTTGTCAAGCGTATATAACGAGAaaatatcttaaattatttcaaaatattaGTGGAAATATGGCAAAAGTAGCTCACTAAaagctagaatttttttttttttatgtaaccGTCTATTTTTAACGAGTGCCTTGAAAATATTGGTtaccaaaatttattttcgaaatataTTGATTTAACATTTAAAGTGAGGTATCTTCTTGTACCGTTTGTAAACAATTGAAACACGACAAACAACGCGGTGCAAGATGTAGACATGATTTATTGTCGGATGTGTATCTTGTGTATTATCtgcattgtctttttttttgcagataagGAAATTCTGATAGCCGAATTACTTGGGAAAAACAATgaaatcaaaaggaaagaatgGGAGCAATGCAAAGACGGTCGTGATACGTACCTGGAAATTCAGCTAGCCTTGGCTCGGTATACTTGCCATTGCAGACAACCACGGCCTCAAACACCTCCGCGCGCACTTCGCCGTCCCGCGTCTGCCACTCCACGACCCACTCGTCATTCCTCTCCTCGACGACTCGCTCGACCCGAACCACTTCGTGCTCGAATCGGACCAGCTCGACCACCCCGGAATCCTCCGCGAAACCCTGCAGGAACCGGAGCACCTCCTCGTGACCCGGAAACGGCCTCGGATCAACCCCGACACTCAGTTTCGCTTCGAACGGGTAGTCCGAGAAGCCCATGATTGGCCTCGGGAGGTTCACCCGGAGCGACTTGTACATGCTGCTGTGGACGACCTCACGAGCCGGATCGAGGCCCAACGGATCGGACTCAACCCGGGGGTCATAGACCCACGTGCCCCCAACTTCGCTGCCCTTTTCGAAGACCACCACCTGATGTCCTTCTCGACGGAGCTCTCGGGCTGCGACCAGACCCGACATGCCGGCTCCGATGACCGCTGCTTTTACACTCCGTTTTGGCATGGCTTTCTTTTTGTACATAACAATTTCTTGAGTGGTCCTTATATACGACAACGATGGATCTACTTGGGTGGGGTCGTGGACTAAGATTGAgcttatttttccctttctttttttttctttgtactttTATAGGTATTGCTAGCTCCAAACCGAGTGGAAAAATCAAAGTTATAGTTTGAATAATCCTGCTTTCAATCTCTAATTACGTGCTTAGACCAAATACTATTTAGTCAATGCGGTGATGGCTATACCAAGAACAACATATACATGGACAAATCAAGTTTCGATTCTCTCAAGACTCcgataaaaattgaataaattaataagAAATTATGGTTATGATTACTCATCGCCTAAGGATTCATCGGTTACCTAATAGTTCAGCCGTCGATTTGCTTTC
The sequence above is drawn from the Rhodamnia argentea isolate NSW1041297 chromosome 9, ASM2092103v1, whole genome shotgun sequence genome and encodes:
- the LOC115744460 gene encoding flavin-containing monooxygenase FMO GS-OX-like 3, with product MYKKKAMPKRSVKAAVIGAGMSGLVAARELRREGHQVVVFEKGSEVGGTWVYDPRVESDPLGLDPAREVVHSSMYKSLRVNLPRPIMGFSDYPFEAKLSVGVDPRPFPGHEEVLRFLQGFAEDSGVVELVRFEHEVVRVERVVEERNDEWVVEWQTRDGEVRAEVFEAVVVCNGKYTEPRLAEFPGRSTWGGEQIHSHNYRVPEPYKDKIVVIIGNGPSAVDIAKDILHVAKEVHLASRETTKFKIHDGLYQHSPIDYAEDNGKIVFRDGSSMRADAIIHCSGYKYHFPFLKTNGIVNVDDNRVEPLYKQVFPPALAPWLSFIAIPYRTIAILLSELQSRWVAKILSGKILLPSKEEMTSSVQEYYQRIEAVGWPRRHTHRLQLEKFDYENWLAGELGLPPLERWRQNMYFTSLNLLMMFGANLRDTWDVEKWMQGEGGEEEEEEEEEEEDNINCSLEC